One Catenulispora sp. GP43 genomic window carries:
- a CDS encoding MgtC/SapB family protein — translation MHSVGGVLLAAIPSADNIHVPTHWDAVGRIALAWGLTFALGFERQIRGAMAGDRTFSLLGAATALIGVLAGNGASTILAGAVTGIGFIGGGLCFRQTVQEHEVLHGITTAASIFACSAIGAACGLGLVKESIAATVATLLTLELRHIPLIRTLDARRWDGLVHHDEHVHSHFFSRGAAIPAQMVEARVATADTADSDAVVLINPVIAAQQAAAATAATVAPDVPVVADAGVPADGGAVAAPAGKQ, via the coding sequence ATGCACTCAGTGGGGGGCGTCCTACTGGCAGCCATACCGTCCGCCGACAACATCCACGTCCCGACCCACTGGGACGCCGTCGGCCGCATCGCCCTGGCCTGGGGCCTGACCTTCGCGCTGGGCTTCGAGCGGCAGATCCGCGGCGCGATGGCCGGCGACCGGACCTTCTCGCTGCTGGGCGCGGCCACCGCGCTGATCGGCGTGCTGGCCGGCAACGGCGCGAGCACGATCCTGGCCGGCGCGGTCACCGGCATCGGCTTCATCGGCGGCGGTCTGTGCTTCCGGCAGACCGTCCAGGAGCACGAGGTGCTGCACGGCATCACCACCGCGGCGAGCATATTCGCCTGCTCGGCGATCGGCGCGGCCTGCGGCCTGGGCCTGGTGAAGGAGTCGATCGCGGCGACCGTGGCGACGCTGCTCACCCTGGAACTGCGCCACATCCCGCTCATCCGCACGCTCGACGCGCGCCGCTGGGACGGCCTGGTCCACCACGACGAGCACGTGCACTCGCACTTCTTCAGCCGCGGCGCGGCGATCCCGGCGCAGATGGTGGAGGCCCGGGTGGCCACCGCCGACACCGCGGACAGCGACGCGGTGGTGCTGATCAACCCGGTGATCGCCGCGCAGCAGGCGGCCGCGGCCACCGCGGCGACGGTCGCCCCGGACGTGCCGGTGGTGGCCGACGCGGGAGTCCCTGCCGACGGGGGCGCCGTGGCGGCGCCGGCCGGAAAGCAGTGA
- a CDS encoding GMC oxidoreductase yields MGAAVDYDVLVIGSGFGGSVTALRLTEKGYKVGVLEAGRRFADGDFPKTSWRLRSFLWAPKLGCKGIQRIHRLKDVVVLAGAGVGGGSLVYANTLYEPLDPFYDDPHWRDVADWRKELAPFYDQAKRMLGVVQNPTMTPADVQMKAVAEEMGVGDTFHLTPVGVFFGDPDAKPDAEQGRGTAVSDPFFGGAGPDRNPCLQCGACMTGCRHNAKNTLVKNYLYLAEKLGAEVHPLTTVETVTPLPDGGGYRVTVSSTGKWLAKGRRTLSAEHVVFSAGALGTQRLLHKLAGDGSLPALSPRLGELTRTNSESLLGAMAKKPRQYDFTEGVAITSSFHPDEHTHIEPVRYGRGSGAMGLLKTGLTDGEGRTPRWIKLLGIGVKHPSWVPRMLPSRKFAERSIILLVMQALDNSLTVSRKRGLFRKNKLTTRQGHGLPNPTWIPAGNEAVTRTAARIDGIPGGTVGDLFNIPMTAHIIGGCVIGRDRDHGVVDPYHRVFGHPGLYIADGSTVSANLGVNPSLTITAMAERAAAFWPNKGETDTRPAMGDPYKRIPYVRPTKPAVPEAAPGALRLPIVEIR; encoded by the coding sequence ATGGGAGCAGCGGTGGACTACGACGTGCTGGTCATCGGCTCGGGCTTCGGCGGTTCGGTGACCGCGCTGCGGCTCACCGAGAAGGGCTACAAGGTCGGCGTGCTCGAAGCCGGGCGCAGGTTCGCTGACGGCGACTTCCCCAAGACCTCCTGGCGGCTGCGCTCCTTCCTCTGGGCCCCGAAGCTGGGCTGCAAAGGCATCCAGCGCATCCACCGGCTCAAGGACGTCGTCGTGCTCGCCGGAGCCGGAGTCGGCGGCGGATCGCTGGTGTACGCGAACACCCTCTACGAACCTCTGGACCCGTTCTACGACGACCCGCACTGGCGCGACGTCGCCGACTGGCGCAAGGAGCTCGCGCCGTTCTACGACCAGGCCAAGCGGATGCTGGGCGTGGTGCAGAACCCGACGATGACGCCGGCGGACGTGCAGATGAAAGCCGTCGCGGAGGAGATGGGCGTCGGGGACACCTTCCACCTGACCCCGGTCGGCGTGTTCTTCGGCGACCCCGACGCCAAGCCGGATGCCGAGCAGGGCCGGGGCACCGCCGTCTCCGACCCCTTCTTCGGCGGCGCGGGACCGGACCGCAACCCGTGCCTGCAGTGCGGCGCGTGCATGACCGGGTGCCGCCACAACGCGAAGAACACCCTCGTCAAGAACTACCTCTACCTCGCCGAGAAGCTGGGCGCCGAGGTCCACCCGCTGACCACCGTCGAGACCGTGACACCGCTGCCGGACGGCGGCGGCTACCGGGTGACCGTCTCCTCAACCGGCAAGTGGCTCGCCAAGGGCCGGCGCACCCTGAGCGCCGAGCACGTCGTCTTCAGCGCCGGCGCCCTGGGAACGCAGCGCCTGCTGCACAAGCTGGCCGGCGACGGGTCGCTGCCGGCACTGTCCCCGCGCCTGGGCGAGCTGACCCGCACGAACTCCGAATCGCTACTCGGCGCGATGGCCAAGAAGCCCCGGCAGTACGACTTCACGGAAGGGGTGGCCATCACCTCCTCCTTCCACCCCGACGAGCACACCCACATCGAGCCGGTGCGCTACGGCCGCGGCAGCGGCGCCATGGGGCTGTTGAAGACCGGCCTGACCGACGGCGAGGGCCGCACCCCGCGCTGGATCAAGCTGCTCGGCATCGGCGTCAAGCACCCGAGCTGGGTTCCGCGCATGCTGCCCAGCCGCAAGTTCGCCGAGCGCTCGATCATCCTGCTGGTGATGCAGGCCCTCGACAACTCGCTGACCGTCTCCCGCAAGCGGGGCCTGTTCCGCAAGAACAAGCTCACCACCCGCCAGGGCCACGGCCTGCCGAACCCCACCTGGATCCCGGCCGGCAACGAGGCGGTGACCCGCACCGCGGCCCGCATCGACGGCATCCCCGGCGGCACCGTCGGCGACCTGTTCAACATCCCGATGACCGCGCACATCATCGGCGGCTGCGTCATCGGCCGGGACCGCGACCACGGCGTGGTGGACCCGTACCACCGCGTGTTCGGCCACCCGGGCCTGTACATCGCCGACGGCTCCACGGTCTCGGCGAACCTCGGCGTGAACCCGTCGTTGACGATCACGGCGATGGCCGAGCGCGCGGCCGCGTTCTGGCCGAACAAGGGCGAAACAGACACGCGGCCCGCTATGGGGGACCCGTATAAGCGGATTCCCTATGTGCGGCCGACGAAGCCAGCGGTCCCGGAAGCTGCTCCGGGGGCCTTGCGGTTGCCGATCGTGGAGATCCGCTAG
- a CDS encoding GuaB1 family IMP dehydrogenase-related protein, giving the protein MRFLNQYSPPYDLTYDDVFMVPARSQVGSRLAVDLSSSDGTGTTIPLVVANMTAVAGRRMAETVARRGGLTVIPQDIPLDVVAEVIGWVKDRSPVYDTPVTLAPTSTVGEALALLPKRAHGALVVVDGDGRPAGIVTEADCAGVDRFTSIGDIMSRDLLTIPDGTTAEAAFDALDGKHRLAPVVDSAGRLTGLWTRKGALRSALYKPAVDDQGRLRIGAAIGINGDVAARAKELLAAGADVLVIDTAHGHQEKMFEALAAVRALNPAVPLVAGNVVSPEGTRDLIEAGADIVKVGVGPGAMCTTRMMTGVGRPQFSAVYECAAEAHRLGKHIWADGGVRHPRDVALALAAGASNVMIGSWFAGTHESPGDAVRDGEGKLYKENFGMASARAVRLRTAEDSAFDRARKALFEEGISSSRMYLDRERPGVEDLIDAIIAGVRSSCTYAGAQDLAQFHERAVVGVQSAAGFAEGKPLHSSW; this is encoded by the coding sequence GTGCGTTTCCTCAACCAGTACTCTCCTCCGTACGACCTCACGTACGACGACGTTTTCATGGTCCCCGCCCGATCCCAGGTCGGTTCCCGCCTGGCCGTGGACCTGAGCTCCTCCGACGGCACCGGGACCACGATCCCGCTGGTCGTGGCCAACATGACCGCCGTCGCCGGCCGCCGGATGGCCGAGACCGTCGCCCGCCGCGGCGGCCTGACGGTCATCCCCCAGGACATCCCGCTCGACGTGGTCGCCGAGGTGATCGGCTGGGTCAAGGACCGCAGCCCGGTCTACGACACCCCGGTCACCCTGGCCCCCACCAGCACCGTCGGCGAGGCGCTGGCGCTGCTCCCCAAGCGCGCCCACGGCGCCCTGGTGGTGGTGGACGGCGACGGACGCCCGGCCGGCATCGTCACCGAGGCCGACTGCGCCGGCGTCGACCGGTTCACCAGCATCGGCGACATCATGTCCCGCGACCTGCTGACCATCCCGGACGGCACCACCGCCGAGGCGGCCTTCGACGCCCTGGACGGCAAGCACCGCCTGGCCCCGGTCGTGGACTCCGCCGGCCGCCTCACCGGCCTGTGGACCCGCAAGGGCGCCCTGCGCTCCGCGCTGTACAAGCCGGCGGTCGACGACCAGGGCCGGCTCCGTATCGGCGCCGCGATCGGCATCAACGGCGACGTGGCGGCGCGAGCCAAGGAACTCCTCGCCGCCGGCGCCGACGTCCTGGTCATCGACACCGCCCACGGCCACCAGGAGAAGATGTTCGAAGCCCTGGCAGCGGTCCGAGCCCTCAACCCGGCGGTCCCGCTGGTGGCCGGCAACGTGGTCAGCCCCGAGGGCACCCGCGACCTGATCGAAGCCGGCGCGGACATCGTGAAGGTCGGCGTCGGCCCCGGCGCCATGTGCACCACCCGCATGATGACCGGCGTCGGCCGCCCGCAGTTCTCAGCCGTCTACGAATGCGCCGCCGAAGCCCACCGCCTCGGCAAGCACATCTGGGCCGACGGCGGCGTCCGCCACCCCCGCGACGTGGCACTCGCCCTGGCCGCCGGCGCCTCCAACGTGATGATCGGCTCCTGGTTCGCCGGCACCCACGAGTCCCCCGGCGACGCCGTCCGCGACGGAGAAGGAAAGCTCTACAAGGAGAACTTCGGCATGGCCTCCGCCCGCGCGGTCCGCCTCCGCACCGCCGAGGACTCCGCCTTCGACCGAGCCCGCAAGGCCCTGTTCGAGGAGGGCATCTCCAGCTCACGGATGTACCTGGACCGCGAGCGCCCCGGCGTCGAGGACCTGATCGATGCCATCATCGCCGGAGTCCGCAGCTCGTGCACCTACGCCGGCGCGCAGGACCTGGCGCAGTTCCACGAGCGGGCCGTGGTCGGTGTGCAGAGCGCCGCAGGGTTCGCTGAAGGGAAGCCGCTGCATAGCAGTTGGTGA
- a CDS encoding MBL fold metallo-hydrolase codes for MRVTVLGGSGAWPAADEPCSGFLLRHEGFSLLVDAGYAVLPRLLELMPAEQLDAVYISHGHPDHCADLNPLLRARALGGADPDPLPVYAPHRALDAVLALDRPGMLDAALARHDFAPGAGFAIGPFELRTALLPHWVPNAAVRVTAGGRSVVYTGDGGPSPALVELARGADALIAEATYPEVMAADDAPYLSTAGQAARQAAEADVGRLVLTHLWSGSEPGEYLDAAARQYDGRIGVATAGLSFDA; via the coding sequence ATGCGAGTGACGGTGTTGGGCGGCAGCGGGGCATGGCCGGCGGCTGACGAGCCGTGCAGCGGCTTTCTTCTACGCCACGAGGGCTTCTCCCTTCTGGTCGACGCGGGCTACGCGGTGCTGCCGCGGCTGCTGGAGCTGATGCCGGCGGAACAACTGGACGCCGTCTACATCAGCCACGGGCACCCCGACCACTGCGCTGACCTCAATCCTCTGCTCCGGGCCCGGGCCTTGGGCGGAGCCGACCCCGATCCGCTGCCGGTGTACGCGCCGCACAGGGCCCTGGACGCGGTCCTGGCCCTGGACCGGCCGGGGATGCTCGACGCGGCGCTGGCACGCCACGACTTCGCGCCGGGGGCGGGGTTCGCGATCGGACCATTCGAGCTGCGGACCGCCCTGCTGCCGCACTGGGTACCCAACGCGGCGGTGCGGGTGACGGCCGGCGGCCGGTCCGTCGTCTACACCGGGGACGGCGGTCCGAGCCCCGCGCTCGTCGAGTTGGCGCGGGGCGCGGACGCGCTCATCGCGGAGGCCACGTATCCGGAAGTGATGGCCGCCGACGATGCCCCTTATCTGTCGACCGCCGGGCAGGCGGCACGGCAGGCTGCGGAAGCGGATGTGGGCAGGCTGGTGCTGACGCACCTGTGGTCGGGCTCAGAGCCGGGGGAGTACCTCGACGCCGCGGCGAGGCAGTACGACGGCCGCATCGGCGTGGCCACCGCCGGGCTGTCCTTCGACGCGTAG
- a CDS encoding acyltransferase yields MVSALGNRLAGGLWGWLAKAGKVHAGSPTARRFAAFGEGSTMAFPPGTVFGERYISVGAHVLIGAGVTISAGFVPGLDLGPDTLVRIGDGVVLGRGSHVVGHRSIDIGDDVYTGPNVYITDQNHGYDDPDVPIGKQWPSEAPVRIGPGCWIGTNAVILPGTVLGRNVVVAAGSVVRGEFPDHCVVGGVPAKMLRRYEASTGWARVDSLQPQTRKASPANG; encoded by the coding sequence ATGGTGTCAGCGCTGGGCAACCGGCTGGCGGGCGGCCTGTGGGGCTGGCTGGCCAAGGCCGGGAAGGTGCACGCGGGCTCGCCGACCGCCCGCCGTTTCGCCGCGTTCGGCGAGGGGTCCACGATGGCCTTCCCGCCCGGAACGGTCTTCGGGGAACGCTATATATCCGTGGGCGCGCACGTGCTGATCGGTGCCGGCGTCACCATCTCCGCCGGCTTCGTCCCGGGCCTGGACCTCGGCCCGGACACCCTGGTGCGGATCGGTGACGGCGTGGTGCTCGGCCGGGGCAGCCACGTGGTGGGCCACCGCTCGATCGACATCGGCGACGACGTGTACACCGGCCCCAACGTCTACATCACCGACCAGAACCACGGCTACGACGACCCCGACGTCCCGATCGGCAAGCAGTGGCCCAGCGAGGCCCCGGTGCGCATCGGGCCGGGCTGCTGGATCGGCACCAACGCGGTGATCCTGCCGGGCACGGTCCTGGGCCGCAACGTCGTCGTGGCGGCGGGCAGCGTGGTCCGCGGGGAGTTCCCCGATCACTGCGTGGTCGGCGGCGTCCCGGCCAAAATGCTCCGCCGGTACGAGGCCTCGACCGGCTGGGCCCGGGTGGACTCCCTCCAGCCCCAGACGAGGAAAGCCAGTCCGGCCAACGGATAG
- a CDS encoding YibE/F family protein: MSSRRSRSAQGRSGRSGSGQGHSHGHSHGHGPATPASPRLRTLITALLLPVAAAAVAGLVLLWPSAAKSPIPPQVWVQGTVTASALVQSGPNDGGTTAGGSTAPGGLDTTNDQLTVQITSGPTKGSTATVTVGVDPATPKYSVGDGLVLTYNKSQPGGSQYDIKDFQRGPPLMSLAIAFALFVLVIGRWRGAGAIAALAVSFAVLVKFTLPAIVGGENSIEVAAVTAGVILFAALYATHGVSVRTSVAVLGTALSLGLIGALGEAGTKLAHLSGLGDDNAATVAGYFHKVDIQGLLLAGIIIGALGVLNDVTATQVSSVWELKAADPTMSAADLFRVGMRIGRDHIGSTVNTLVLAYAGGSLPLFVLMTTSSQGWSGAAGAEVVAEEIVRTLVGSIGLAAAVPITTALAAYFASGEGETMDAQTSRLEYTDLRERRGRRSVIDDLNDEDALTTDDTLTGTRPNRPSGTPGRAAPVPRMPESRRSGEWNLDGTRAGGGVGNGSGPHRMPRPAPYPAPAPQPQPQPQPAVDPYDQNPYGSDAYGSDPYGADPYGGQQQNPPPYYG; encoded by the coding sequence GTGAGCAGCCGACGTTCGAGGTCTGCGCAGGGCCGTTCCGGCCGGAGCGGGTCCGGGCAAGGACACTCCCACGGGCACTCGCACGGCCACGGGCCGGCCACGCCGGCCTCGCCCCGGCTGCGCACCCTGATCACCGCACTGCTGCTGCCGGTGGCCGCCGCGGCGGTGGCCGGGCTGGTGCTGCTGTGGCCGTCGGCGGCGAAGTCGCCGATCCCGCCGCAGGTGTGGGTGCAGGGGACGGTGACGGCCTCGGCGCTGGTGCAGTCCGGCCCGAACGACGGCGGCACCACGGCGGGCGGGTCCACCGCCCCCGGCGGGCTGGACACCACCAACGACCAGCTCACCGTACAGATCACCAGCGGACCGACCAAGGGCTCGACCGCCACCGTGACGGTGGGCGTGGACCCCGCCACGCCCAAGTACTCCGTCGGCGACGGCCTGGTCCTGACCTACAACAAGAGCCAGCCGGGAGGCAGCCAATACGACATCAAGGACTTCCAGCGCGGGCCGCCGCTGATGAGCCTGGCGATCGCGTTCGCGCTGTTCGTCCTGGTGATCGGCCGCTGGCGCGGGGCCGGTGCGATCGCGGCGCTGGCCGTGTCGTTCGCGGTGCTCGTGAAGTTCACGCTGCCGGCGATCGTCGGCGGCGAGAACTCCATCGAGGTGGCGGCCGTGACCGCGGGCGTCATCCTGTTCGCCGCGCTGTACGCGACGCACGGGGTGTCGGTCCGGACCTCCGTGGCGGTCCTGGGCACCGCGCTGAGCCTGGGCCTGATCGGGGCCCTCGGCGAGGCCGGCACCAAGCTGGCGCACCTGAGCGGCCTCGGCGACGACAACGCCGCGACCGTGGCGGGCTACTTCCACAAGGTCGACATCCAGGGCCTGCTGCTGGCCGGCATCATCATCGGCGCCCTCGGCGTGCTCAACGACGTCACCGCCACCCAGGTCTCCTCGGTCTGGGAGCTGAAGGCGGCCGACCCGACGATGAGCGCCGCCGACCTGTTCCGAGTGGGCATGCGCATCGGCCGCGACCACATCGGCTCGACCGTGAACACCCTGGTCCTGGCCTACGCCGGCGGCAGCCTCCCGCTGTTCGTCCTGATGACCACCTCCAGCCAGGGCTGGAGCGGCGCGGCCGGCGCCGAGGTGGTGGCCGAGGAGATCGTGCGCACCCTGGTGGGGTCGATCGGCCTGGCCGCGGCCGTCCCGATCACCACGGCCCTGGCCGCCTACTTCGCCTCCGGCGAGGGCGAGACCATGGACGCGCAGACCTCCCGCCTGGAGTACACCGACCTCCGCGAGCGCCGCGGCCGCCGCAGCGTGATCGACGACCTGAACGACGAGGACGCCCTCACCACCGACGACACCCTGACCGGCACCCGCCCGAACCGCCCGAGCGGCACCCCGGGCCGCGCCGCACCGGTCCCGCGCATGCCGGAAAGCCGCCGCAGCGGCGAGTGGAACCTGGACGGCACGCGCGCCGGAGGCGGCGTCGGCAACGGCAGCGGTCCGCACCGGATGCCGCGCCCGGCGCCATATCCCGCGCCGGCGCCACAGCCGCAACCCCAGCCGCAGCCGGCTGTGGATCCCTACGATCAGAACCCTTATGGGAGCGACGCCTATGGGTCCGATCCCTATGGGGCGGATCCCTATGGTGGGCAACAGCAGAACCCGCCGCCCTACTACGGATAA
- a CDS encoding HAD-IIA family hydrolase, translating into MHDRKPVECWMTDMDGVLIREGHMIPGADEFIRRLRSKDRPFLVLTNNSIYTPHDLSARLTNLGIPLPEEHIWTSALATAQFLDSQRPNGTAYVIGEAGLTTALYDVGYTLSEASPDYVVLGETRAYSIDAITRAIRLVSNGARFIATNPDATGPTPEGPQPACGAVAALITKATGVEPYFVGKPNPLMMREGLNKIEAHSEVTAMIGDRMDTDVLCGIEAGLETFLVLSGVTQADEIDRFPFRPNRIVKSIADLVDVV; encoded by the coding sequence GTGCATGACCGCAAGCCAGTCGAATGCTGGATGACCGACATGGACGGCGTCCTGATCCGCGAGGGACACATGATCCCCGGCGCGGACGAGTTCATCCGCCGGCTTCGGAGCAAGGACCGACCGTTCCTGGTCCTGACCAACAACTCGATCTACACCCCGCACGACCTGTCGGCGCGTCTGACGAACCTGGGCATCCCGCTGCCCGAGGAGCACATCTGGACCTCGGCGCTGGCCACCGCGCAGTTCCTGGACAGCCAGCGGCCCAACGGAACCGCCTACGTCATAGGGGAAGCCGGACTCACCACGGCGCTGTACGACGTCGGATACACCCTGTCCGAGGCCTCCCCGGACTACGTGGTCCTCGGCGAGACCCGGGCCTACAGCATCGACGCCATCACCCGCGCGATCCGTCTGGTGTCCAACGGCGCGCGCTTCATCGCCACCAACCCGGACGCCACCGGCCCGACCCCGGAGGGCCCGCAGCCGGCCTGCGGCGCCGTCGCGGCGCTCATCACGAAGGCCACCGGTGTGGAGCCCTACTTCGTGGGTAAGCCGAACCCACTGATGATGCGCGAGGGTCTGAACAAGATCGAGGCGCACTCGGAAGTGACCGCGATGATCGGTGACCGCATGGACACCGACGTGCTGTGCGGCATCGAGGCGGGTCTGGAGACCTTCCTGGTGCTGTCCGGCGTGACCCAGGCCGACGAGATCGACCGCTTCCCCTTCCGGCCCAACCGGATCGTGAAGTCGATCGCCGACCTGGTCGACGTGGTCTGA
- a CDS encoding acetoacetate--CoA ligase produces the protein MSAADQPAAFGELLWTPTDAQRLGSPLQRYLDWLPQQGVGPFPAYADAWQWSVDHPAEFWESLWRYFEVQSATPFEAVLPDAGMPGARWFPGATLNFAEHVFRAASDDRPALLFVEEGAEPVEVSWAELRRQVAGLAATLRAWGVGVGDTVAAFLPNTPHAIVAQLAVASLGAVWSACGPDFGIQGVLDRFAQIEPKVFIGVDGYRYGGKRIDRRAECMETRDALPSVEHTVWVDYQFPDGPACAESIRWAEAVAGSEGGSEGGPEGAQAALVFEAVPFDHPLWILYSSGTTGLPKGIVHGHGGILLEHYKAIAFHMGVQEGDRFFWYSSTSWMMWNVVLGSLLLGATAVLYDGSPAFPDVSGLWQLAEKTGATMLGTSAGYLMASQKAELHPGRDLDLSALRAIGSTGSPLPPTGFRWVYEAVGSDIWLNSLSGGTDVCTAFVAGNPLLPVYSGEIQCRALGCRVESWDAAGHPHLGEVGELVLTAPTPSMPVKFWNDPDGHKYHDAYFDVFPGVWRHGDWCTITERGGVIIHGRSDSTLNKQGVRMGSADIYEVVEKLPEVRESLVIGVELADGGYWMPLFVHLAPDAVLDDGLRKRVAAAIRAELTPRHVPDELVEIPGVPHTRTGKRLEIPVKRLLTGADPAKAVNLGTVDDPALIEWFIEYASRRNSEN, from the coding sequence ATGTCCGCAGCCGACCAGCCCGCCGCGTTCGGGGAACTGCTCTGGACGCCGACCGACGCGCAGCGTCTGGGCTCGCCGCTGCAGCGCTACCTGGACTGGCTCCCCCAGCAGGGCGTCGGACCGTTCCCGGCCTATGCGGACGCCTGGCAGTGGTCCGTGGACCACCCCGCGGAGTTCTGGGAAAGCCTCTGGCGCTACTTCGAGGTGCAGTCCGCGACGCCGTTCGAGGCCGTCCTCCCCGACGCCGGGATGCCCGGCGCGCGCTGGTTCCCCGGCGCCACCCTGAACTTCGCCGAGCACGTCTTCCGCGCCGCCTCCGACGACCGCCCGGCCTTGCTGTTCGTGGAGGAGGGCGCCGAGCCCGTCGAGGTCTCCTGGGCCGAGCTGCGCCGCCAGGTCGCGGGCCTGGCCGCCACGCTGCGCGCCTGGGGTGTCGGCGTCGGCGACACCGTCGCGGCCTTCCTGCCCAACACCCCGCACGCGATCGTCGCGCAGCTGGCCGTGGCCTCGCTCGGCGCGGTGTGGTCCGCCTGCGGCCCCGACTTCGGCATCCAGGGCGTCCTGGACCGCTTCGCGCAGATCGAGCCGAAGGTGTTCATCGGCGTCGACGGCTACCGCTACGGCGGCAAGCGCATCGACCGCCGCGCCGAGTGCATGGAAACGCGCGACGCGCTGCCGTCCGTCGAGCACACCGTCTGGGTCGACTACCAGTTCCCGGACGGCCCGGCGTGCGCCGAGAGCATCCGCTGGGCGGAGGCGGTCGCGGGCTCGGAAGGCGGCTCGGAAGGCGGCCCGGAAGGCGCGCAGGCCGCGCTGGTCTTCGAGGCCGTGCCCTTCGACCACCCGCTGTGGATCCTGTACTCCTCGGGCACCACCGGCCTGCCCAAGGGCATCGTCCACGGCCACGGCGGCATCCTGCTGGAGCACTACAAGGCCATCGCCTTCCACATGGGCGTCCAGGAGGGCGACCGCTTCTTCTGGTACTCCTCCACCAGCTGGATGATGTGGAACGTGGTCCTGGGCTCGCTGCTGCTCGGCGCGACCGCCGTGCTGTACGACGGCAGCCCCGCGTTCCCGGACGTCAGCGGGCTGTGGCAGCTCGCGGAGAAGACCGGCGCGACGATGCTCGGCACCAGTGCCGGCTACCTGATGGCCTCGCAGAAGGCTGAGCTGCACCCGGGCCGCGACCTGGACCTGTCGGCGCTGCGCGCGATCGGCTCCACCGGCTCCCCGCTGCCCCCGACCGGCTTCCGCTGGGTCTACGAGGCGGTGGGCTCGGACATCTGGCTGAACTCGTTGTCCGGCGGCACCGACGTGTGCACCGCCTTCGTCGCCGGCAACCCGCTGCTGCCGGTCTACTCCGGCGAGATCCAGTGCCGCGCGCTCGGCTGCCGCGTGGAGTCCTGGGACGCCGCCGGCCACCCGCACCTCGGCGAGGTCGGCGAGCTGGTCCTGACCGCGCCGACGCCGTCGATGCCGGTGAAGTTCTGGAACGACCCCGACGGCCACAAGTACCACGACGCGTACTTCGACGTGTTCCCCGGCGTGTGGCGGCACGGCGACTGGTGCACGATCACCGAGCGCGGCGGTGTCATCATCCACGGCCGCTCGGACTCCACGCTGAACAAGCAGGGCGTCCGCATGGGCTCCGCGGACATCTACGAGGTCGTGGAGAAGCTGCCGGAAGTCCGCGAATCGCTGGTGATCGGCGTCGAACTCGCCGACGGCGGCTACTGGATGCCGCTGTTCGTGCACCTGGCGCCGGACGCGGTCCTGGACGACGGCCTCAGGAAGCGCGTGGCCGCCGCCATCCGCGCCGAACTCACGCCCCGCCACGTCCCCGACGAGCTCGTCGAGATCCCCGGCGTCCCGCACACCCGCACCGGCAAGCGGCTGGAGATCCCGGTGAAGCGGCTGCTGACCGGCGCCGACCCGGCGAAGGCGGTGAACCTCGGGACGGTGGACGATCCGGCGCTGATCGAGTGGTTCATCGAGTACGCGAGCAGGCGCAACTCAGAGAACTGA
- a CDS encoding L,D-transpeptidase, with the protein MSTDTLLWVIDGKPQYGMDVRFGDENNPTRKGKFDIYMKMEHCISTIYHTSMPDAMFFSGGEAVHFSIDFATYGYAHHSHGCVNVRDRAAVARLFADTRVGDTVVVY; encoded by the coding sequence ATGAGCACCGACACGCTGCTGTGGGTCATAGACGGCAAGCCGCAGTACGGGATGGACGTGCGCTTCGGCGACGAGAACAACCCGACGCGCAAGGGCAAGTTCGACATCTACATGAAGATGGAGCACTGCATCTCGACGATCTACCACACGTCGATGCCGGACGCGATGTTCTTCAGCGGCGGCGAGGCGGTGCACTTCTCCATCGACTTCGCGACCTACGGCTACGCGCACCACTCGCACGGCTGCGTGAACGTGCGCGACCGGGCCGCGGTGGCGCGCCTGTTCGCCGACACCCGGGTCGGGGACACCGTGGTCGTGTACTGA
- a CDS encoding YnfA family protein: MTVLRSIALFVVAAVLEIGGAWLIWQGVREHRGWGWTACGAVSLALYGFVATLQPSADFGRVLAAYGGVFVAGSLLWGWVADGYRPDRFDIIGAAVCLIGMAVIIYAPRR; this comes from the coding sequence GTGACGGTCCTGCGGTCCATCGCATTGTTCGTGGTCGCGGCGGTCCTGGAGATCGGCGGCGCGTGGCTGATCTGGCAGGGCGTGCGCGAACACCGCGGTTGGGGGTGGACGGCGTGCGGCGCGGTGAGTCTGGCGCTGTACGGGTTCGTCGCGACGCTGCAACCCTCCGCGGACTTCGGGCGGGTCCTGGCCGCTTACGGCGGGGTGTTCGTGGCGGGCTCCTTACTGTGGGGGTGGGTGGCCGACGGTTACCGGCCGGACCGCTTCGACATCATCGGCGCGGCGGTCTGCCTGATCGGGATGGCGGTCATCATCTACGCGCCGCGGCGCTGA